CCGCTCCAGGAGTTGTTACTGCCACTTCTAGCCAAGTGATCGCAAGGAATTACAATGGAATTGCAACTGCACCTGTTTACGCCGCTCCAATTGCCAAATATGTTGCCGCTCCAGTTGCTGCTAATCTAGCTGCTGCTCCACTTCCTTTGGCTGCTGCACCATTGGCTGCTAAGTACGTAGCTTCACCTTATGCTTCTCCATTGGCCTACTCAGCTCCTTTGGCTGCTGCTCCTTTGGGATATGCTGCTTCATACGGATATGCGTCTCCTTTGAGCTACTCGTATGCTTCAGCTCCTCTTCTGTTGTAAGAAGGGAAAgatgataacaaaaataaatgaatatgaTTGACAAAAACactaagttttgtttttattgcaattACTTTCAATTTGTATTCTAATCCAttcaaaatagaaattgaaaaaaaaaacctggttGATAAATCGGTACACACTTTCGgttctctaattttttttaaaatttttgtttataatctggagaaaataaataatatgaaaatatttccaaataCATAGGTTACAAATTATACATAAAAATAGTgctcaatgttaaaaattatcctaggcaagaaaaaaacaaacagcctaaataagttaataaatttgaaattttgaaaattttaaaaaactcatttacaaagaataacatttcttcatttttatcaaaaaacaaaaccgacttacatggatcaaaactgggttttatggtttttctaatagttccagctttccaatacaaaaagaattatcaaaattggttcactcagtccaaacttatgaggaaaaaaaaaatacagacgaatgtAATACCTCtttctttttggaagtcggtaacaAAAGACATTTACCTTTTTAGCACTATTATTAACAGAGAAATTATCATTGACATGGGTTTTCTTAAAACTTcgttactgaaaaaaaaatgtttttcttagaATAATAACCAAGAATCCCCTCTTAAATTTTCCTTAGGTATCTTATTCCGGGAGACCCTGTATATTTTTGTAACACAGTTAGAGTAAAAGAATAGTCAATATATCGTCAATAGGTGGTATTAGTTATAAATGCGTTAGAGCTaggtatttaaagaaaaaatttcttccGTATTTAGTGACCTTTCTTTATAAAACAATATGTATCATCTTCGtcgctatataaaaaaaaaattatatgtaaattgcacatataattttatgaagtgaaaccttaaaaatcatttaaaaaaatcgaaaaaatataactttttttattccatcacttttttttatatgacaacctacaataaattttataccatctgaaagcttattgtttcagctcaaaatatttatatcgaccatgtctatacaatatctacaaaaagagctagaattttgttaacccaattagttttcataaaaaaaaaaaaacaaatcaatcaatctcttttctcttctaacgccattaaatccatttttttaatgacaacctataataaattttatatcattattatttcaccttttatatgacgcttcaatcatatttctaccatgcctacaaaaaaagtaagaatttttttaaagccaaccatgtcgaaatttcaaactgagattatggtacttcctctactgctggctggtcatcggcaacaaatcttcacaggtgttttgacttatttttcaagtttttcaattaaagagcACGAACCGTTAtatgtgatatattaaatgaatggtaatattatcagcatgcgttattaaagttaaataaatttgttatgtgctctagatcaaatgatataacgtgtttagaaaaagaacatcttttcaccgttatctcagaattttgaatatgaaattaattgaaattttgcacaatcataatttatttaattacctatctactgtataaattatcATTTatgtatctattaaaacaaaaaagttatgaccaaTTGATTTTcactgtcgctttttcgtttcatcttgtttcaaatcactacgatacttaaGAAGTCTTTACttcaaaaattctgaaaaaaaaaaaaatatcgagtcgATCTATGACtgttaatgatttttaaaaacaattttttttataaaaacaaaaaaaaataaaatggacgactggggtcgcacgtacttgctcttatgataaaagtagcttttatgtcaaagctttttaggaaaaatattttcaattaattataaattgattttatgaggagtttcataagaaatgcagaaatatgtaaaaaatttttaaatttcttacgccatatttccgttacacgtatttttttgtgaaaaactaaaaacgcagttaagttagatttacgtacaacataatctgtattaaatttaatcaaaatcgttagagtaattttcgagaaaattgtaataactcattaatggtgtacgggaagagccgacatccgcgatataaaaaaagttaatgccatatttttttgagaaaaactaaaaacgcagttatgttagaactacgTACAgaattacgtgtgttaaatttaatcaaaatcgttagagccgttttcgagaaaattgcaatacctcgaacacgttgtatgggaggtacatgttctaagcgagatattaaaaaacaaaacaaaaaacaaccttggaaattacgaaaaaattatctgtaccaaatttcaagaaaatccgtccaccttTTTaagctgcagcttcatgtacagctttttttgacgacgcacagactgacggacgtcatgacgaaaaccactttttcggacttctccatcatcgtaatgttagttttgattaaaacctcgaatttttttttgacacgaaaccaatacttgccctattgagcaagtaaaaatgtgtcAACAACtatcatttgaaatttttttaacaaattcgtTCGGAgatgttttcgagaaaatttaaattttccataatttttataagacagctatcttttttttttttcgtccacaaaaattaaaaattaaaatccctCTGGTGAGTCGGTTCCCGAGAGATCACCGAAATTAAGCATCATTGACCGCTGTTAGTTGAGAGATGGGGGACCTTTAAACCAACTTGCTATATCTTTATGTATTGTACCTATATGTATAATGTCTTGTGCCGTAAAAACCAATGGTCTCAGTGTCCAGTGCTGCTGTGTTTCTAGTCATTTAAATTCATATTCGgagtaaattttatgaaatatatgtgatatttttatattaaggccaatttttcaatagtcagttaaacaatCATAATTAGTACTTATTTCCcagatagagaaaaaataaatttttcaacagtcagatatagcttattcctttaATAAATCAATGAATAAGGCTATCTGcttttttcagagacgaataaaaattataagaataatctcaacaaaaatattgggcaggttcagaaacgttaggcactaaatatttatgtaatgggcaggttcagaaacgttagggactcaatatttaggtaatttctcggcttctgattggtcaactgtcaaaaaaaatccttccaatttaggtaatttttttggaaagctgactggaaagttaggcaagaaatttttccctaaaaaattaggaaagctatttttgtcaacatgacagctgattgtttttaattacagaattatggtagcagaattaaatttatttgtgtgaaaaacgagtaaaaagtgcattttcggttataattaatattatttatttattaaagtgaagtgaaatttggtgtctgcccaTGCGATCTCTAAAATTTTCaagttaattttgaaatttgacaataatggcATATCCAAActtatttagtcaatttactcaaaatttCCGTTCTGAAAATGAAGttacctaaatatctagtccctaatatttaatgaacgtgaccaatttctcggtctctgattggtcagctgtcaaaaaaaaaaaatctttccaatttaggtaaagttaggcaagaaaattttccctaaaaatttaggaaagttttttctgtcaatgtctgtaaacgaagctacagcctaaacggatagaccgattgatgtcaaacttggtatgtagcgttatttggcgactctccagaggggtttttggaattaatttttttggaccaaaaataacggtacttgtcatataccgattttagtaaaattgaaatatctcgaaaacggctccaacgattttgttggattttttttttaaatttttgttttttttttttgaaaatcattattaacggtacctgccatagaaccgttttttttcaaatccgattatctccgaaactgcttattcgatttcaacgaaactttttgtaaagaagcatttatataattttaatataatacgaaaataaaattttcaaaaaaataatttttggatttttgaaaaatcaaattttggaaaacgtgacattgaattattttgaaattttgtttttagattttgattagtgatttctacaaaatggcataccaattttattttaaaattttttttccaaaaaattatttataaaaaattagtttttttaaaaaaggctctaaagattttgaaaatttgttttctaaaaatgcatcttaatatatcaatcaaaactgcatacttgttttggaggggaatttgatttcagattttattttttttttaaaacgaattttattttttttttccaaatttctatacctataaaaagtcttaacaaatttaagcaactttaactctaagagcaagttcgtgcgacccagtcgtgcatttttttttttaagttttcatatTCAAGTAATAGAATTACTTAAATGCTTCTGTAAGTATTTagactttttgttaaaatcggcTCAATCCTTACGAAAAATGcaggaataataaaaaaaaaacgattctatgGCTGGTAGGCACGTccaaatatgtttattttttcagcacAAAAATTTACcacgaaaaaattataaacttctCTATTTTCGTTTTATATACATATGGCAAGATCCTTAAGTTTTGGTGCAAATTTCAATTCCATCCAAAACTTAATTTGTTGCAGACTTTAAATTGATATAGGAATTCCTTGAAATGTTTTGTATACCTACTGCATAGAAGTTTCTACTGATTTTCATGCTGGTGTGAATTATGACCAAGCTTGTCATCTTTTTTTTGCTATCTTGACTGATGGATAAAAATAATGATCCATATTaattgaaatatagaaaaaaaaaacaacaaaatttgtgTTGGAGTCAATCatgttcatttatttttgttatcatcTTTCCCGTCTTATAACAGAAGAGGTGCTGAAGCATACGAGTAGCTCAAAGGAGACGCATATCCGTATGAAGCAGCATATCCTAGAGGGGCAGCAGCCAAAGGTGCTGAGTAGGCCAATGGAGAAGCATAAGGTGAAGCTACGTACTTAGCAGCCAATGGTGCAGCAGCCAAAGGAAGTGGAGCAGCAGCTAGAGGAGCAGCAACTGGAGCGGCAACATATTTGGCAATTGGAGCAGCAGCGTAAACGGGTGCAGTTGCAATTCCATTGTAATTCCTTGCGATCACTTGGCTAGAAGTGGCAGTAACAACTCCTGGAGCGGCAGCAACCAATGGAGCTGAGTAGGCAAGTGGTGCAGCAAGAAGTCCTGGTGCTGGCTTTGCAACTGCGCAAGCGATGACAGCAAAGATGACAACGGtctataaaaatacaaaatccatTATTATTAAGGAATCCTTTAGAAAGTCTTGGAATCTGAATAACTTACGTATTTGAACATATTGAAGGGTTTTGGTGTTTTTTCGGACTGAAATGATCCAAGAGATAGCAAAGTGTGTTATGACTTCTTTACTCCAGTTCATATCAATTTATAGGTCTTCAATTTGGTCGAACTTGTCATTACTCATTgtcgggaaaccgacgaagttacgaataccagagttacgggggacagagttacgagcgtcaaagttacgcgaaaccgaagttacgaaaaactaaagttacgaattctaaagttatgttaagttatgacatgtgatttttgggttgcgAGGAACGaaatggaattatggaaatacaaacaagagattaacatttttctcattggtcagaactaaatgagtaaagcgaaaatgggtgttatttaatcttgtaaaattttgattggataggtatagatatacatatatggttttgtttttgtgagaagatagcaaaaacgttgaaatagaaaaaaaacataagtatacttatgtaagtttgggggacataattgaaattaacttcttatttgtccaactaatattgcacctacgtatcgatattctcttatttatgtttccataattccatatcgttcctcgcaatttttgccaacccaaaaatcacatgtcataacttaacataactttataattcgtaactctagtttttcgtagcttcggtttcgcgtaactttgacggccgtaactctgtcgcgcgtaactctgttattcgtaactccgttaccatttcctcATTGTCAATTAAACAAACAGTAATTGGTTTGTTCAGTAGGTAACAATACCAAgttgattaaaaattcaaaacgtGTATCTTTTTTGGTGGATCACGTTGATAAAAGTGATTGTTAAATAATTTGGAACCTATTTCTTATGATAGGCGTTAGTTGTAGTCGAACTTTATTTCTGCAATACCTCTGATCTTGAACTTTGTATTCAAATTTCGAATGGTATTGTTTTGTGTTCATGATTAATTGGTTAGTTAGAAACTAAGAAAAAATACCTAAATCATTTCCAAATAGTACCTACAACTTTTATTCGCTTTGTGTTGCATTGTTTCATTAATTTCATGAAAACTTTGAGTGTTTCCTTTTTTACCTACCTCTCATCCAAAGTTATACTTTGTTCTATTTCCCTACCTTTTTTCTATGtccctttttaaaaataattgcacCCTTTTGTGTACAAACTTTTATGTTAAATAAGAAAGTCCAGTTCTATGTTGCTTTTTTTAGGTATCCTAATgtccagcaaaaaaaaaaacactccttttttgcacaaaaaaatatatatcacactGTTAACTTACCAACAAGAAAATTATTCTCCTGAGTCCTGTAActgtaattaacaaaaaatatccttgcaacttaaaataaaaaaaaaaaaaaatgttctcttcAAGCCTTCAGCGATGTTTTGGaaattacacttttttgaaCGTCAACAATAGATAATTGCAAAGTTTTTTAAGGAACATTACCGAAATAAAAAGTTCCcgcataaaaaaataaaggaaacacTTCGCCCAGGgatagagagaaaaaaaatcgtatacAGGATCTAGCGATTTATAATAACAAgcaaataatactttttttatggggttttttggtgtaaaaattattatttgcatAAGTAAACAGAAatataaagcaaataaaaagcTATAAGTCGGTTCGTAATGAGCTCCGCCGTTTTGCAAACACAACAAACCAAATCTCTTTCGGACTTTTTAGCTATCGgcgtttttttaagaatttaaataaaGCGCACAGGATCCTGCGAAAAGGACGACATGAGTTTGTGAATTAACtgagaaaagaaaataccaCCAGCCGGGTTCCAACCGGAGTATGAGGGAGCATTGTTTACACTGGCCGATGCGGTCGCTTGGATATGTATAAAGGAGGAACAACGAAGCAcctaaatttttgtgtttttgtaatttttggagGATACCATTATTCAGCAGGACGTTAGCTGTAAGTTCTAGTTTCGAGTCAGca
This DNA window, taken from Episyrphus balteatus chromosome 2, idEpiBalt1.1, whole genome shotgun sequence, encodes the following:
- the LOC129909348 gene encoding cuticle protein 16.5-like is translated as MFKYTVVIFAVIACAVAKPAPGLLAAPLAYSAPLVAAAPGVVTATSSQVIARNYNGIATAPVYAAAPIAKYVAAPVAAPLAAAPLPLAAAPLAAKYVASPYASPLAYSAPLAAAPLGYAASYGYASPLSYSYASAPLLL
- the LOC129911261 gene encoding cuticle protein 38-like, whose product is MFKYTVVIFAVIACAVAKPAPGLLAAPLAYSAPLVAAAPGVVTATSSQVIARNYNGIATAPVYAAPIAKYVAAPVAANLAAAPLPLAAAPLAAKYVASPYASPLAYSAPLAAAPLGYAASYGYASPLSYSYASAPLLL